In a single window of the uncultured Dysgonomonas sp. genome:
- a CDS encoding 30S ribosomal protein S16, which translates to MATKIRLQRRGRKGYPFYHIVIADSRAPRDGKFIEKVGSYNPNTNPATITINFDRALYWLQVGAQPTDTTRNILSEEGVLLKKHLLGGVAKGAFSEADAEQKFEAWKADKEKGTQAIINKNETKAKADAKARLDAEKAANKAKAEAVAQKKAEENAAQAQAEAEAAPAEEVAETEAPVAEAEAPATETEAPAEEKSAE; encoded by the coding sequence ATGGCTACAAAGATCCGTTTACAAAGACGAGGACGTAAAGGTTATCCTTTTTATCACATCGTCATTGCAGATAGCAGAGCTCCACGTGATGGAAAATTTATTGAAAAGGTTGGTTCATATAACCCGAACACAAATCCTGCTACAATAACTATAAATTTCGACAGGGCTTTGTACTGGTTACAAGTTGGTGCTCAACCTACCGACACTACTCGTAACATCCTTTCTGAAGAAGGAGTATTGTTAAAGAAACACCTCCTTGGTGGTGTTGCTAAAGGTGCATTCTCAGAAGCTGATGCAGAACAAAAATTCGAAGCATGGAAAGCAGATAAAGAAAAAGGCACTCAGGCTATCATCAACAAAAACGAAACAAAAGCTAAAGCCGATGCTAAAGCCCGTTTAGATGCTGAAAAAGCTGCAAACAAAGCTAAAGCAGAAGCTGTAGCACAAAAGAAAGCTGAAGAAAATGCTGCTCAGGCACAAGCTGAAGCAGAAGCTGCCCCGGCTGAAGAAGTTGCTGAAACTGAAGCTCCGGTTGCAGAAGCAGAAGCACCAGCTACTGAAACAGAAGCTCCGGCTGAAGAAAAAAGTGCTGAATAA
- the hemW gene encoding radical SAM family heme chaperone HemW: MAGIYIHVPFCKTRCIYCDFYTRTDMSPKYNYVLAVCREIELRKDYISNEVVKTIYFGGGTPSQLSYGDFQKIFDTIRANFTVAPNAEITMEANPDDLDTKYLEMLRGLPFNRLSIGIQSFDDNELKFLKRRHSAERAIDAVSLCKSSGYNNISIDLMYGLPNQTMDIWQRNLEQAINLDVQHISSYHLIYEQGTRLYRLFKLGDVKAVDEDLSVQMFSTMIDRLAAAGFEHYEISNFARIGLYSKHNSSYWLGDRYLGLGPAAHSFDGQNRAWNVASISKYVEGIGQGSPVIEVEYLDKHTSYNDFILTGMRTMWGVNLTELESRFDTSMKNYCMKNVQRYINQGFVVNESNVLKLTREGIFISDGIMSDLMWVE; encoded by the coding sequence ATGGCAGGCATTTATATACACGTTCCTTTTTGCAAGACAAGGTGCATTTATTGCGATTTTTACACCCGCACCGATATGTCTCCCAAGTATAACTATGTATTGGCCGTATGCAGGGAAATAGAATTGCGTAAAGATTATATCTCAAATGAGGTAGTAAAGACAATCTATTTCGGAGGAGGAACACCTTCCCAATTGTCATACGGTGACTTCCAAAAAATATTTGACACCATCAGGGCTAATTTTACAGTTGCTCCAAATGCTGAAATAACAATGGAGGCCAATCCGGACGATCTGGATACAAAATATTTGGAAATGCTCCGGGGATTACCCTTCAACCGCCTGAGCATTGGTATCCAGAGTTTCGATGACAATGAGCTGAAATTCCTCAAACGTAGGCATTCTGCCGAAAGAGCAATAGATGCGGTCAGCTTATGTAAGTCGTCAGGCTATAACAATATCAGTATCGATCTGATGTACGGCCTGCCAAATCAGACAATGGATATCTGGCAACGAAACCTGGAACAAGCTATAAATCTTGATGTGCAGCATATCTCGTCTTATCACCTTATTTATGAACAGGGTACACGGCTGTACCGTTTGTTTAAACTAGGCGATGTAAAGGCTGTAGACGAAGACTTGAGTGTGCAAATGTTTTCAACGATGATCGATCGGTTAGCTGCTGCCGGTTTCGAGCATTATGAGATATCCAACTTTGCACGGATCGGGTTATATTCTAAACATAACAGCTCTTATTGGCTTGGAGATAGATATCTGGGCTTAGGGCCTGCCGCACATTCTTTCGATGGACAAAACCGAGCGTGGAATGTTGCCTCTATATCAAAATATGTAGAAGGAATAGGACAGGGGAGCCCTGTCATTGAAGTGGAATATTTAGATAAGCATACCAGTTATAATGATTTCATCCTTACAGGTATGCGTACCATGTGGGGTGTGAATCTAACCGAATTAGAGAGCCGCTTTGATACTTCAATGAAGAATTACTGTATGAAGAATGTACAGCGTTATATCAATCAGGGTTTTGTTGTTAATGAAAGCAATGTGTTGAAGCTGACCCGCGAAGGTATCTTTATCTCTGATGGTATTATGAGCGATCTGATGTGGGTCGAATGA